One Phaseolus vulgaris cultivar G19833 chromosome 2, P. vulgaris v2.0, whole genome shotgun sequence DNA window includes the following coding sequences:
- the LOC137811913 gene encoding uncharacterized protein → MKWWFGNGGRRSFPLSVTVWVRRSSRSLRSDAALEAIAKASEDRVPNIVLYNYPSFSGAFSALFAHLFHTRHNLPSLILPFSAVPSLAFRVEDLCTNGLETCYLLDFIPPKEFLFDLSRKSKCKIIGFDHRKSVLRDIPPANVCPENIMINVNLEKSSSKAVYEYFAGKHLDVNISDDQAPSLVDSKDKGRVEQILKYIEDGDLRRWSLPDIRIFNVGLSEWRSRFSCISNPYMFNQLLELSAEGLIAKGYSYLSARQNAASKLLEKVFRVRLGRGFYGECLGVRADGNSNLSDEIGKLLSVKSAATGLRPIGAVIFVQRNNLKMCLRTTDTATDTSEVAKAYGGGGSPSSSSFIIRMDEYNQWITGNSS, encoded by the exons ATGAAATGGTGGTTCGGAAATGGGGGAAGGAGGAGCTTCCCTCTCTCTGTGACTGTGTGGGTTAGGAGAAGCAGTAGGAGCCTGCGTTCAGACGCGGCGTTGGAAGCCATAGCAAAAGCTTCAGAAGACAGAGTTCCTAACATAGTTCTCTACAATTACCCTTCCTTTTCTGGGGCATTCTCCGCTCTCTTTGCTCACCTCTTCCACACTCGCCACAATCTCCCATCCCTCATACTGCCCTTCTCGGCGGTCCCCTCTCTCGCTTTCAG GGTTGAAGATTTGTGCACTAATGGCCTTGAGACATGTTATCTACTTGACTTTATTCCTCCCAAGGAATTCCTCTTCGACCTTTCCCGTAAATCAAAATGCAA GATTATTGGGTTTGATCATCGGAAATCCGTTCTTAGAGATATTCCCCCTGCCAATGTTTGCCCTGAGAATATTATGATTAATGTAAATCTTGAGAAGAGTAGCTCCAAAGCTGTTTATGAGTACTTTGCTGGCAAACATTTGGATGTTAATATTTCTGAC GACCAGGCTCCATCTTTGGTGGACTCAAAAGACAAAGGCCGAGTGGAGCAAATTCTGAAGTATATTGAGGATGGAGATCTTCGCCGATGGAGCTTGCCTGACATTAGGATCTTTAATGTTGGACTGAGTGAATGGCGATCAAGGTTTAGCTGCATTTCTAATCCATACATGTTTAATCAG TTGCTGGAATTAAGTGCTGAAGGTTTAATTGCTAAAGGATATTCATATCTTTCAGCTCGCCAAAATGCTGCAAGCAAATTGCTGGAAAAGGTATTCAGGGTTCGACTGGGTAGAGGATTTTATGGAGAGTGCCTG GGAGTTCGAGCAGATGGGAATTCCAACTTAAGTGATGAAATTGGCAAGCTTCTTAGTGTAAAAAGTGCTGCTACTGGGCTTAG GCCAATAGGGGCTGTGATATTCGTGCAAAGGAATAATCTCAAAATGTGCTTGCGTACCACTGATACTGCCACTGATACCTCTGAAGTTGCAAAG GCGTATGGTGGAGGTGGTTCCCCAAGTTCCAGCTCCTTCATAATAAGGATGGATGAGTATAACCAATGGATTACAGGGAATTCATCTTGA